The Thermosynechococcus sp. genome has a segment encoding these proteins:
- a CDS encoding energy-coupling factor transporter transmembrane protein EcfT, producing the protein MQRGPSLAIATLLVVLLYTLSHLPWERLGKRLRQMWLFLLGLWGLLALTPWPMPLLLPWRLLLCLALGVVLLDTLTFSEWVRVCRWWGLPPLLVDTLALTYRYLFELERQLAQMQQALFLRGFQLSWGRLRPWGQVIGSFLIRTEERSQQIYLAMRLRGYGQILYRRPQFSEGAPWSWGLTLIASIAAGLLATYDTLGEIKLPFWG; encoded by the coding sequence TTGCAGCGAGGGCCCAGCCTGGCGATCGCCACCCTGCTGGTGGTGCTGCTCTACACCCTGAGCCACCTCCCCTGGGAGCGCTTGGGCAAACGTCTACGGCAGATGTGGCTCTTTTTGCTAGGCCTGTGGGGACTTTTGGCACTAACCCCGTGGCCGATGCCATTACTGCTCCCTTGGCGCTTGCTGCTGTGTCTGGCTCTAGGAGTGGTCTTGCTCGACACCCTCACCTTTAGCGAGTGGGTGCGCGTCTGTCGCTGGTGGGGGCTACCGCCGCTGTTGGTGGATACCCTGGCATTGACCTATCGCTACCTTTTTGAGCTGGAGAGACAGTTGGCGCAAATGCAGCAGGCTCTGTTTCTGCGAGGATTTCAGCTGAGTTGGGGCCGTCTTCGCCCTTGGGGGCAAGTGATTGGCAGCTTTCTAATTCGCACCGAAGAACGATCCCAGCAGATTTACCTAGCAATGCGGCTACGGGGTTATGGGCAAATCCTCTACCGTCGTCCTCAATTTTCTGAGGGAGCACCGTGGAGTTGGGGGCTAACGCTCATTGCCAGCATAGCGGCAGGGTTGTTGGCAACCTATGACACCCTTGGGGAAATCAAACTGCCTTTTTGGGGTTAA
- the cruF gene encoding gamma-carotene 1'-hydroxylase CruF, translating into MKPKNMLLVAEQVCLVGHIVAMAFGLAGLLLVVPHPEFILALPAWGQQLFQWSMGSGGVVYIVLGALAIALHTYRNFGLGKLLSFLLPAVGISLTSELLGTSTGFPFGHYGYLSGLGYKIAGLVPFTIPLSWFYMGLVTFLLAYSGFISRPRREGKGVGLGAALMTVGLGAIFLTAWDFVLDPAMSQTTIPFWQFQEVGEFFGMPYRNILGWTGTAAVFMGLAMIAWWPKPMVVNRGQLITPLVVYLVNFAFGAMITLTSLDQRFWIPATLGFVLGVVPVTALWWFAEAPLEKVQGVNVNTEAG; encoded by the coding sequence ATGAAACCCAAGAACATGCTTTTGGTTGCGGAGCAGGTGTGCCTAGTTGGCCATATTGTGGCGATGGCCTTTGGCTTAGCGGGGTTGCTCCTCGTCGTGCCCCATCCCGAGTTTATTCTGGCATTGCCCGCATGGGGTCAGCAACTTTTTCAATGGAGTATGGGGAGTGGGGGCGTAGTTTATATTGTCCTGGGTGCGCTGGCGATCGCCCTTCATACCTATCGCAACTTTGGCCTTGGCAAACTCCTGAGTTTTTTGCTGCCAGCGGTGGGCATTTCCCTCACCAGTGAACTGTTGGGAACGAGTACTGGCTTTCCCTTTGGCCATTACGGTTACCTCAGTGGCTTGGGCTACAAAATTGCTGGGTTGGTGCCCTTCACGATTCCCCTTTCTTGGTTTTATATGGGGCTAGTCACGTTTCTTTTGGCCTACAGTGGCTTCATTAGTCGCCCCCGGCGGGAAGGCAAAGGCGTGGGGTTGGGGGCAGCTTTGATGACGGTAGGCTTGGGAGCCATCTTTTTAACGGCCTGGGATTTTGTCCTTGATCCGGCCATGAGTCAAACCACCATTCCTTTTTGGCAATTTCAGGAGGTTGGTGAGTTCTTTGGTATGCCCTACCGCAATATTCTGGGCTGGACGGGCACAGCAGCCGTGTTTATGGGACTGGCGATGATCGCTTGGTGGCCAAAGCCAATGGTCGTCAACCGTGGACAACTGATTACTCCCCTGGTGGTGTATTTGGTGAATTTTGCCTTTGGGGCAATGATTACGCTCACGTCCTTGGATCAACGCTTTTGGATTCCGGCAACGTTGGGATTTGTTTTGGGAGTGGTGCCGGTCACAGCCCTGTGGTGGTTTGCTGAAGCGCCCTTAGAGAAAGTTCAGGGGGTCAACGTCAATACTGAGGCGGGTTGA
- the priA gene encoding primosomal protein N' yields the protein MTSAHLTFPSDEGPAYASVLVDCPGATAAYTYQIPGRWRVQGGDVVEVPFGSQVARGIVLEVLAALPPSVAPQRLRSLLDVVDQQLFPKDYWALLEQIATYYCTPLIQVVRTALPPGVLGRSQRRVRLRPQQGIPPLSEQGQHLLRFLQTKGRGDYSVRYLQQQLPKVQRALKELERLGLVETYLAAPASQQPKQQQAVILLNSEGETLTQRQRQILRYLRQQSRDCWLQEVLKATGTTPQTLHRLAAKGYIAIVEQQHCRTEQGIAVTPDRPKTLTAAQATALQVISKHLDAAQTFLLHGVTGSGKTEVYLQVIAECLGRGRSALLLVPEIGLTPQLTDRVRARFGERLLVYHSGLSEGERYDTWRLTLLPEPRVIIGTRSAVLLPLVGLGLIILDEEHDSGYKQDQPQPCYHARTVAQWRSRQQQCPLILGTATPALSTWQAAQEGQIHLLSLPQRIHATPLPPITIVDMRQELHRGNRSMLSRPLQEALENLQGQQAILFVPRRGHSTFVSCRSCGTVIYCPHCSVSLTGHLFGEEMAVLRCHYCGYQQALPQRCPCCDSPYLKPFGGGTQRVMRELNRRFPQLRVLRFDSDTTQRKGAHRQLLTQFAAGEADVMVGTQMLTKGIDLPQVALVGILAADSLLHLPDYQAAERTFQILTQVAGRSGRGAHPGKVILQTYVPDHPVITAVQAYDWDSFATQELSSRAPLGYPPYAQLILLRLSSPDPEEVATTAQAIAQQLQMLAPISQGDWELLGPAPAAIAKIADRYRWQILLKGKSPQSSELGQALLHLKVQCPRSTRLSIDVDPLNFL from the coding sequence ATGACGAGTGCCCATTTAACATTTCCCTCTGATGAAGGCCCTGCCTACGCCAGTGTGCTTGTGGACTGTCCGGGGGCGACCGCGGCCTATACCTACCAAATTCCTGGGCGTTGGCGGGTGCAGGGGGGAGACGTGGTGGAAGTGCCCTTTGGCTCTCAGGTGGCGCGGGGGATTGTTCTAGAGGTGTTGGCGGCATTGCCCCCATCAGTCGCTCCGCAGCGGTTGCGATCGCTCCTTGACGTAGTTGACCAACAGCTTTTTCCCAAGGACTATTGGGCCCTGTTAGAGCAGATTGCCACCTACTACTGCACGCCTTTGATCCAAGTGGTACGCACTGCTTTGCCGCCGGGGGTTTTGGGGCGATCGCAACGGCGGGTGCGCCTGCGGCCACAACAGGGGATTCCCCCCCTTTCGGAACAAGGGCAACATCTACTGCGCTTTCTCCAGACCAAAGGCAGGGGGGACTACAGTGTACGCTACCTTCAGCAACAGCTTCCCAAGGTTCAGCGGGCCCTCAAAGAACTCGAACGCCTTGGCCTAGTGGAAACCTACTTAGCGGCACCCGCCAGTCAACAGCCAAAACAGCAACAGGCAGTGATACTCCTCAATAGTGAAGGGGAGACCTTAACGCAGCGGCAGCGCCAAATCCTCCGCTACTTGCGGCAACAGAGTCGCGATTGCTGGCTACAGGAGGTGCTCAAGGCCACGGGCACGACCCCCCAAACCCTCCACCGCCTCGCTGCCAAGGGATACATTGCCATTGTGGAGCAGCAGCACTGCCGCACTGAACAGGGCATAGCGGTGACACCCGATCGCCCAAAAACGCTGACGGCGGCCCAAGCCACTGCCCTGCAAGTCATTTCAAAACACCTAGACGCTGCCCAAACGTTTCTCCTACACGGGGTCACCGGGTCGGGTAAAACGGAAGTTTATCTGCAAGTCATTGCTGAGTGTCTAGGGCGAGGGCGATCGGCCCTGTTGCTAGTGCCCGAGATTGGCTTGACACCCCAACTGACCGATCGAGTGCGAGCCCGCTTTGGTGAGCGCCTGTTGGTTTATCACAGTGGTCTCAGTGAGGGAGAGCGCTACGATACTTGGCGATTGACCCTGCTGCCGGAGCCCCGGGTGATCATTGGCACGCGCTCGGCGGTACTGCTGCCTTTGGTGGGCTTGGGTTTGATCATTCTCGATGAAGAGCACGACAGCGGCTACAAACAGGATCAACCTCAGCCCTGCTACCATGCCCGCACTGTTGCCCAATGGCGATCGCGCCAGCAACAGTGTCCCCTGATTTTAGGAACCGCCACCCCTGCCCTCAGCACTTGGCAGGCTGCCCAGGAGGGACAGATTCACCTCCTTTCCCTACCTCAGCGCATTCATGCCACCCCCTTACCCCCCATCACAATCGTGGATATGCGCCAAGAATTGCACCGTGGCAACCGTTCGATGCTCAGTCGGCCGCTGCAAGAAGCGCTGGAGAATCTTCAGGGACAGCAGGCGATTCTCTTTGTGCCGCGGCGGGGTCACAGCACGTTTGTCTCCTGTCGCAGTTGTGGCACAGTGATCTACTGTCCCCATTGCAGCGTGTCTCTTACTGGGCACCTCTTTGGCGAAGAGATGGCAGTGCTGCGCTGTCATTACTGCGGTTACCAGCAGGCCCTACCGCAGCGGTGTCCCTGCTGTGACTCTCCCTATCTCAAGCCCTTCGGTGGGGGAACGCAGCGGGTGATGAGGGAACTGAATCGCCGCTTTCCCCAGTTGCGAGTACTGCGCTTTGACAGTGATACCACCCAACGCAAGGGTGCCCATCGCCAGTTACTGACTCAATTTGCCGCCGGCGAAGCCGATGTGATGGTGGGGACGCAAATGCTGACGAAGGGCATTGATCTGCCGCAGGTCGCCCTTGTGGGCATTTTGGCTGCCGATAGTCTCCTGCACTTGCCCGATTATCAGGCGGCAGAACGCACGTTTCAAATTCTCACCCAGGTGGCGGGGCGATCGGGCCGAGGGGCGCATCCCGGTAAGGTTATTCTCCAAACCTATGTGCCGGATCATCCAGTGATTACAGCAGTCCAAGCCTATGACTGGGACAGCTTTGCTACACAGGAGCTAAGTAGCCGCGCCCCCTTGGGCTATCCCCCCTATGCTCAACTGATCCTGCTGCGCTTGAGTAGTCCCGATCCGGAGGAAGTAGCCACAACGGCACAGGCGATCGCCCAACAACTCCAGATGTTGGCCCCGATTTCTCAGGGAGACTGGGAACTCCTTGGCCCCGCCCCCGCCGCGATCGCCAAAATTGCTGACCGCTACCGCTGGCAAATTTTACTCAAGGGCAAATCACCGCAAAGTTCTGAACTCGGCCAAGCCCTGCTGCATCTCAAGGTGCAATGTCCCCGCTCAACCCGCCTCAGTATTGACGTTGACCCCCTGAACTTTCTCTAA